The window GGCCGGTGCCTTCTGCGGCATGGGCGTGTGCCAGAGTTGCCTGGTGTCGATTGATGGCCGGCTCAAGCGCCGGGCCTGCCAGACCCTGGTGAAACCGGGCATGCGTATCGAAACCGGGGTCAGCCGGTTTGCCGCGCTGGAGGTGCTATGAGCCAGCTCCCGGTCATTGTCGGCGGTGGGCCGGCGGGCATGTCCGCCGCCATCGAGCTGGCTCGCCATGGCGTGTCCAGCGTGCTGTTCGAAGAGGCCTCGCGCCTGGGTGGGGTGGTCTATCGCGGTCCCTTGCGCAGCGGGGTCGACCTTGAATACCTGGGCGCGCGCTACAGCTCGACCCTGGAGAAACTGCATGGCGAGTTCGCCACCTGTGCGGACCGGGTCGATGTGCGCCTCAACACCCGCATCGTCGGTGGCGAGGGCGCCCGGACGCTGATGGCGCTGGATGCCGCCGAGTCCCTGTATTCGGTCGAGTATCCGCAACTGTTGCTGGCTTCCGGCTGCCATGAGCGCAACGTGCCGTTTCCCGGCTGGACCCTGCCCGGCGTGATGTTGCTGGGTGGTTTGCAGTTGCAGATCAAGAGTGGCGTGGTCAAGCCACTGGGAGCCACGGTCATCGCCGGTACCGGGCCGCTGCTGCCGCTGGTGGCCTGCCAGCTGCATGCGGCGGGCGTGCCGGTGGCGGGCATCTACGAAGCCAGTGCCTTTGGCCGCATTGCCCGGGAAAGCCTGGCTCTGCTCAACAAACCGCAGATGTTCCTCGATGGCCTGAGCATGCTCGCCTACCTGAAATTGCACGGCATACCGATGCACTATGGCTGGGGCGTGGTCGAGGCGCAGGGCCAGGATGAGCTGGCGCAGGTGACCCTGGCGCCGTACTCCGAGGATTGGCAGCCGGACCTGACCCGTGCGCATCAGGTGGAAGCCCAGACCCTCGCCGTCGGCTACGGCTTCATTCCACGCACCCAGCTCAGCCAGCAGATGGGCCTGGCCCATGCCTTCAATGCCGACGGCTATCTGTGCGCCGAGACCAATATCTGGCAGCAGAGCAGTGAGCCGCATATCCATCTGGCCGGCGACATGGGCGGGATTCGCGGTGGCGAAGCGGCGATGCTGGCTGGGCGAATCGCCGCAGTCTCCATCCTGATGCAGCGTGACGTGCTCGGGGCCGATGCGGCCCTGGCACTGCGCCGGGGCTATCTCGACCGCTTGGCGAAGATCCGCAGGTTCCGCTCCGGCATCGATCGCTATACCCGGCGAGGTACCCGGCAGATCGACCTGGCCAGGCCCGACACGGTGATCTGTCGTTGCGAACACGCGACCCGTGCCGACATCGATCTGGCGCTGTCCCAGGGCGTGCAGGACATGGCCGCGCTGAAGATGCGCACTCGCGTGAGCATGGGCGATTGCCAGGGGCGGATGTGTGTCGGCTATTGCAGCGACCGCCTGCGCGATGCCACCGGGCGCGCCGATGTCGGCTGGTTGCGACCACGCTTTCCCATCGAGCCGATTCCCTTTTCCGCCTTCGAACAACTGGGCAAGGACGCCTGAACCATGAGCAGAACCTATGATGTCGTGATTGCCGGTGGCGGTGTGATCGGTGCTTCCTGCGCCTATCACCTGTCCCGTGAGAAGAACCTGCGGATCGCCCTGATCGACGCCAAGCGTCCGGGTAACGCGACCCGCGCCTCAGCGGGCGGCCTGTGGGCCATCGGTGAGTCGGTCGGCCTGGGTTGCGGGGTGATCTTCTTTCGCATGATGTCCGCCCGGCGTCG of the Pseudomonas vanderleydeniana genome contains:
- the hcnB gene encoding cyanide-forming glycine dehydrogenase subunit HcnB, with the protein product MSQLPVIVGGGPAGMSAAIELARHGVSSVLFEEASRLGGVVYRGPLRSGVDLEYLGARYSSTLEKLHGEFATCADRVDVRLNTRIVGGEGARTLMALDAAESLYSVEYPQLLLASGCHERNVPFPGWTLPGVMLLGGLQLQIKSGVVKPLGATVIAGTGPLLPLVACQLHAAGVPVAGIYEASAFGRIARESLALLNKPQMFLDGLSMLAYLKLHGIPMHYGWGVVEAQGQDELAQVTLAPYSEDWQPDLTRAHQVEAQTLAVGYGFIPRTQLSQQMGLAHAFNADGYLCAETNIWQQSSEPHIHLAGDMGGIRGGEAAMLAGRIAAVSILMQRDVLGADAALALRRGYLDRLAKIRRFRSGIDRYTRRGTRQIDLARPDTVICRCEHATRADIDLALSQGVQDMAALKMRTRVSMGDCQGRMCVGYCSDRLRDATGRADVGWLRPRFPIEPIPFSAFEQLGKDA